The sequence AACAAGAATGGAAACTCCACTGGTCTGAAAATTCCCAAACTCGACGAAACGGTTACGGCCAGGCACCTGAATGAGCAGGCCCGGCGACAGCAGCACGAACAGCACCACCGCAACGAATACGGGGCCCCAATCCGACATCTTTCAAAAGTATACAGTTGTATTGTTGTCTGGAAAAAATGGGCTCAATATATAGAACTGGGGATATGAGACAGGAATGAAGAAAAGTTGAAGATTGGTTATCAAATGAAGCTATTTGAGATTCACATCACACTTTATGGTTTTTTGTTTCTGtggtttttgaaatttttagtGTACGAA comes from Salvia miltiorrhiza cultivar Shanhuang (shh) chromosome 3, IMPLAD_Smil_shh, whole genome shotgun sequence and encodes:
- the LOC131016043 gene encoding uncharacterized protein LOC131016043 translates to MSDWGPVFVAVVLFVLLSPGLLIQVPGRNRFVEFGNFQTSGVSILVHAIIYFALICIFLLAIGIHVYMG